The stretch of DNA CAAAATTATTGCCTTTTTAGAGTGGACTCAATATTTCGATTCATAAATTAGAATTTTCATTTCTACAAATTTTGGGAGTATGTAAAAAATCCATTCCGAAGTTTTTCCAACGATAATAAAACTTGACCTGAAAAAACAGATTCTGGAATTGGAATAATCTTCAAACTTGCCAATCCGGCAACTGCCGGATAGTAAGTTTGAATAGAATTTTAATAGAAAAGGTAAAAAATAATGGGAAATATTTTCGGAGCAATCATTGCTTTAGGAATTTTAATAACTGTTCATGAGCTGGGTCATTTTCTCGCAGCTCGAATATTTGGAGTCGATGTAGAAAAATTCTCGATTGGATTCGGACCCCGGTTATTCGGTTTCAGGATAAAACAAACAGATTTTCGTATTTCTCTGATCCCTCTTGGTGGTTATCTGAAAATGAAAGGTGAAAATCCTGATGAGGAAATTGACGATGAATCCGGTTCTTTTCGAGCAGCAAAATGGTACAAAAGAGCAACTATTGCATTTGCCGGTCCATTTGCAAACCTTCTTTTAGCTTTTTTCATATTCATTCTTTCTTTCGCTATTGGAAGAAGTTATGAAGACCAGTTGCCGTTAGTTGGAAAGATCGAGATAGCATTAAATGATTTTGTTAAAGTCAATGATGAAATTTTAAGTGTGAACAATTCTCCTGTACAAAGTTGGAGCCAGATACCTAGATTTATCAAAGAAAATGAAAATAATATCATCGAAGTGAAAAGGGACGGAAAGAAAATAATTCTTGAATCTTCAGACATAGAACAAATTACCTGGTTCACGGATATTCTTCCTTTTGCTCCTGCGGTTATCGGAGAAGTCGCTCCCGGATTACCGGCATACAGAGCAGGATTAATGTCAGATGATGAGATTATTGCTATTGATGGTATCCAAGTTAAAAACTGGTATGATATGAGAGATATCATTTCAAAAAGTACAAAAAATTCCTTAAATTTTAAGATCAGGAGAGGAGACCAGATTTTCGAGAAAGTTGTCGAACTGGAAGTTAACCTGATGGACAGCAATAAGATTATCGGGATAACTCAGAAATTACCAGTTAAGATCGAGGAAAAATACAGCCTGTTCGAATCGCTGAAATACGGAAGTATTACGACGATCAGTTTTGTCGCTCTGAATTATGTAACTCTTTATAAATTAATTTCAAAACCTTCATCATTAAAAGCAAATCTGGGCGGTCCGGTAATGATCTATGCCATGTCCAAAGAATCTGCAAAAAAAGGATTGGATTCAATTTTGGCTTTCATAGCTGCGATCAGTATTATCCTGATGATCATGAATTTACTTCCCATTCCCGTTTTAGACGGAGGTCATATCTTTTTCTGCTTTATCGAGGGGATTTTTAAAAAACCTTTAACCTTAAAAACTCAATTGGTCTTACAGAGGATCGGACTTTATATTTTATTATTTTTGATGTTGTTTGCATTTTTTAATGATTTTTACAGGTTGTTCAGCAGGAATGTTTCTTTGAATGAGCAGAAGATATTGGATGGGAATTGATTGGAAACTTGCTCTATTTCTACCCATTCCCAAATTCCATTTGGGAATGCTATTTTGAAAAAGTTTTACTTTGATTCTTTTTTCAAGGTGAGATTGAACAAGCAAACATTAACCATCGAATTTATTCGATGGAAACAGAAAAACACCACGAATTACTGACTTTAGTCGGAAAATACTGATTGAATTCAGAGCGTGTAGTTGCCTTGTTGTCCATTCACTGAAGTGAATGGTTAATCTTTTTCCGATTCGAGTTAGTTAATTCAAAAAATGGGAGCAAATCATCTTTGAATTTATCTTAAAAGCAAAAAACGAAAACGCGCGAGCCGGAGTTTTCAAAACTTCTCATGGTGAAATAAAAACTCCGGTTTTTATGCCGGTCGGAACGAGGGCAACCGTAAAAACCCTTTCACCTCTGGAGTTGGATGAAATAAGTGCTCAAATAATTCTGGGAAACACTTACCATCTCTATCTTCGTCCCGGTCATGAATTGATTAAAAAAGCCGGTGGATTGCATGAATTTATGAGTTGGGAAAAACCGATCCTGACAGACAGCGGCGGATTCCAGGTGATGAGCCTAGCAGGATTGAGAAAAATAACCTCGGAAGGAGTGAAATTTCAATCACATCTCGATGGTAGTTATCATTTTTTCACTCCGGAAAAAGTGATAGCTATTCAAAATGCAATGGGAGCAGATATAATCATGTCTTTTGATGAATGTCCGCCTTATCCGGCAACGAAAAAATATATTGCGAATTCGCTGAAAACTACTCTTGATTGGGCAAAACGCGGAAAGGAAGTTCATAAAAATATTAAGAAGCAGGCTTTGTTCGGAATTGTTCAGGGTGGAATTTATCAAGATCTGCGGGAGGAAAGTGCGAGAAAATTGATGGAGATGGATTTTCCGGGTTATGCGATCGGAGGATTGGCGGTTGGAGAACCGAAAGAAGAACTGCTGGAGATAACGAATTTTCTGAATAATATTTTACCGCAAGATAAACCTCGTTATCTGATGGGAGTTGGAACACCACTGGATTTACTGGAAAATATCGAAAACGGAATCGATATGTTCGATTGTGTGATGCCGACCAGGAATGCTCGCAAAGGAACGATTTTCACCAAAAAAGGAAAAATGATCATCAAATCAGCAAGATACAAAGAAGATTTTTCCCCCATCGACGAAGATTGTGATTGCTATACCTGCAAAAATTTCAGTAGAGCTTATATTCGTCATTTATTCAGTGTTGACGAAATTCTGGGAATGAGATTGGCAACTATTCACAGTCTGCATTTTTATTTAGAACTTGTTAAAAATGCCAGGCTGGCGATTTTGGAAAACAGATTTGAAAAATATAAAAAAGAGTGTTTAAGCCGCGGATGGGCACGGATGAACACGGATTGATAAAAACATCGGAATGTCCAGCTTGCTGGTCTTCCGATTGTTTAGCAAGAAACAACATTCCGAAGATTAGGCAAGCCTAAACATTCGGAAGTTGTGAATATCAGGGTGAGTTAATATGAGCATATTCAAAGAAATAAATTTAAATGGGCTAACAAAATATTCCATCAAA from Candidatus Cloacimonadota bacterium encodes:
- a CDS encoding tRNA guanosine(34) transglycosylase Tgt, whose translation is MFEFILKAKNENARAGVFKTSHGEIKTPVFMPVGTRATVKTLSPLELDEISAQIILGNTYHLYLRPGHELIKKAGGLHEFMSWEKPILTDSGGFQVMSLAGLRKITSEGVKFQSHLDGSYHFFTPEKVIAIQNAMGADIIMSFDECPPYPATKKYIANSLKTTLDWAKRGKEVHKNIKKQALFGIVQGGIYQDLREESARKLMEMDFPGYAIGGLAVGEPKEELLEITNFLNNILPQDKPRYLMGVGTPLDLLENIENGIDMFDCVMPTRNARKGTIFTKKGKMIIKSARYKEDFSPIDEDCDCYTCKNFSRAYIRHLFSVDEILGMRLATIHSLHFYLELVKNARLAILENRFEKYKKECLSRGWARMNTD
- the rseP gene encoding RIP metalloprotease RseP — encoded protein: MGNIFGAIIALGILITVHELGHFLAARIFGVDVEKFSIGFGPRLFGFRIKQTDFRISLIPLGGYLKMKGENPDEEIDDESGSFRAAKWYKRATIAFAGPFANLLLAFFIFILSFAIGRSYEDQLPLVGKIEIALNDFVKVNDEILSVNNSPVQSWSQIPRFIKENENNIIEVKRDGKKIILESSDIEQITWFTDILPFAPAVIGEVAPGLPAYRAGLMSDDEIIAIDGIQVKNWYDMRDIISKSTKNSLNFKIRRGDQIFEKVVELEVNLMDSNKIIGITQKLPVKIEEKYSLFESLKYGSITTISFVALNYVTLYKLISKPSSLKANLGGPVMIYAMSKESAKKGLDSILAFIAAISIILMIMNLLPIPVLDGGHIFFCFIEGIFKKPLTLKTQLVLQRIGLYILLFLMLFAFFNDFYRLFSRNVSLNEQKILDGN